From a region of the Anaeromyxobacter sp. genome:
- a CDS encoding cobalamin-dependent protein (Presence of a B(12) (cobalamin)-binding domain implies dependence on cobalamin itself, in one of its several forms, or in some unusual lineages, dependence on a cobalamin-like analog.), translated as MIAPAEVTSHVEDLLNGRREACRARVWALLEAGTPLRELYTGLFATSLHQVGDRWARGEITVADEHLATALTEDLLSQVFPRTQARPDRGRTAVVSCAANEYHQVGGRIVADVLELQGWRVHFLGANLPPQALAGLVAAHHPDLVALSVALEANLPEVVQAVGAIRAIDAAVPVVVGGQAFASATARAEVERLPGVRHLASLEALEALAAGWGR; from the coding sequence GTGATCGCCCCCGCCGAGGTCACGTCCCACGTGGAGGACCTCCTGAACGGCCGCCGCGAGGCCTGCCGCGCCAGGGTGTGGGCGCTGCTCGAGGCCGGGACGCCGCTGCGCGAGCTCTACACCGGGCTCTTCGCCACCTCCCTGCACCAGGTGGGGGACCGCTGGGCCCGGGGCGAGATCACCGTCGCCGACGAGCACCTGGCCACGGCCCTCACCGAGGACCTGCTCTCGCAGGTCTTCCCGCGCACGCAGGCGCGGCCAGACCGCGGGCGCACCGCCGTGGTCTCCTGCGCCGCCAACGAGTACCACCAGGTGGGCGGCCGCATCGTGGCCGACGTGCTGGAGCTGCAGGGCTGGCGAGTCCACTTCCTGGGCGCCAACCTGCCGCCGCAGGCGCTGGCCGGGCTGGTGGCGGCGCACCACCCGGACCTGGTGGCCCTGTCGGTGGCCCTGGAGGCCAACCTGCCGGAGGTGGTGCAGGCCGTCGGCGCCATCCGCGCGATCGACGCGGCGGTGCCGGTGGTGGTGGGCGGCCAGGCCTTCGCCTCCGCCACGGCCCGGGCCGAGGTCGAGCGGCTGCCGGGCGTGCGCCACCTCGCCTCGCTCGAGGCGCTCGAGGCGCTGGCTGCCGGATGGGGGCGCTGA
- a CDS encoding TSUP family transporter: MSPLLPGGLLAGAVAGLLSGIFGIGGGIVLVPALGLLLALPQHQAQGVTLAVLLLPVGLPAVVAYHRRAPIRPGLVLALVTGFLAGVGAGAEAAAWLPERLMRLVFVAFLVVAAAQAWRGGAGGGGAARPPGAAWHGLWIGAVGGLFSGLLGIGGGIVMVPLLVAVVHLPRLQAQGTSLATMLPPVGLPGVLVYTRTQGGLPWALVAAVAAGFAAGAFLGARVAGRLQAHRLSRAFALFVGAVAAALAWKVLAG; encoded by the coding sequence ATGAGCCCGCTCCTCCCCGGTGGCCTCCTGGCAGGCGCCGTGGCGGGCCTCCTCTCCGGCATCTTCGGCATCGGCGGGGGCATCGTGCTGGTGCCGGCGCTGGGGCTGCTCCTGGCCCTGCCGCAGCACCAGGCGCAGGGGGTGACGCTGGCGGTGCTGCTCCTGCCGGTGGGGCTGCCGGCGGTGGTCGCCTATCACCGGCGCGCGCCCATCCGGCCGGGCCTGGTGCTGGCGCTGGTGACCGGCTTCCTGGCCGGAGTGGGGGCCGGGGCCGAGGCCGCCGCCTGGCTGCCGGAGCGGCTCATGCGGCTGGTCTTCGTGGCCTTCCTGGTGGTGGCCGCCGCCCAGGCCTGGCGCGGGGGCGCGGGCGGCGGCGGCGCCGCGCGCCCGCCCGGGGCCGCCTGGCATGGCCTCTGGATCGGGGCGGTGGGCGGGCTCTTCTCGGGCCTGCTCGGCATCGGCGGCGGCATCGTCATGGTGCCGCTGCTGGTGGCGGTGGTGCACCTGCCCCGCCTGCAGGCGCAGGGGACCAGCCTGGCCACCATGCTGCCGCCGGTGGGGCTGCCCGGCGTGCTGGTCTACACCCGCACCCAGGGCGGCCTGCCCTGGGCCCTGGTGGCCGCGGTGGCCGCCGGCTTCGCGGCGGGCGCCTTCCTGGGCGCGCGGGTGGCGGGTCGCCTCCAGGCCCACCGGCTCTCGCGCGCCTTCGCCCTCTTCGTGGGCGCCGTGGCCGCGGCGCTGGCGTGGAAGGTGCTGGCCGGCTGA
- the ctaD gene encoding cytochrome c oxidase subunit I, producing MSGAAHAGDSYLTHGRGLRSWLLTVDHKRIGVMYLGVIVGTLILGGVFALALRLHLWNAGGGLVSNDTYNRLFTLHGAVMVFLFVIPGIPSALGNFVLPLQVGAKDVAFPRVNLLSFYLYLAGAVLFLVTLVVGGLDTGWTLYPPYSLEGARGLGILIALVGVFLAGFSSILTGVNFIATIHKLRAPGMGWFDLPLFLWALYATAIIQILATPVLGITAALGFMERLFHLGLFMPEYGGDPVLFQHFFWFYSHPAVYIMILPAMGIVSEVVSVFSRKPIFGYRFIAMSSLAIAVIGFLVWGHHMFVSGQSQWANLVFSFLTLLVAIPSAIKTFNWLATMYKGAIILKTPMVYVLTFFAIFGVGGLTGLFLGILATDIPLHDTYFVVAHFHFVMVGAVMIAFLAGVHYWWPKMTGRLYDERLGVTSAVLVFLGFNLTFIPQFIVGIAGMPRRYATYAVEFQGQNRLSTVGAFVLTAGLVLALWGLLASLGKAGARAPRNPWGAASLEWQAESPPSHHNFEVPPDGVSPYDYTTLKELPGDQGWVVVGKREVA from the coding sequence ATGAGCGGCGCGGCACACGCGGGCGACAGCTACCTGACCCACGGGCGCGGCCTGCGCTCCTGGCTGCTCACGGTGGACCACAAGCGCATCGGGGTCATGTACCTGGGCGTGATCGTGGGGACCCTCATCCTGGGCGGGGTCTTCGCCCTGGCGCTCCGGCTCCACCTCTGGAACGCCGGCGGCGGCCTGGTCTCCAACGACACCTACAACCGGCTCTTCACCCTGCACGGCGCGGTGATGGTCTTCCTCTTCGTCATCCCCGGCATCCCCTCGGCGCTGGGGAACTTCGTGCTGCCGCTGCAGGTGGGGGCCAAGGACGTGGCCTTCCCGCGCGTCAACCTGCTCAGCTTCTACCTATACCTGGCCGGGGCGGTGCTCTTCCTGGTCACGCTGGTGGTGGGCGGGCTCGACACCGGCTGGACCCTCTACCCGCCCTACAGCCTGGAGGGGGCCCGCGGCCTGGGCATCCTCATCGCCCTGGTGGGCGTCTTCCTGGCCGGCTTCAGCTCCATCCTCACCGGCGTCAACTTCATCGCCACCATCCACAAGCTGCGGGCGCCGGGCATGGGCTGGTTCGACCTGCCGCTCTTCCTGTGGGCGCTCTACGCCACCGCCATCATCCAGATCCTGGCCACCCCGGTGCTGGGCATCACGGCGGCGCTGGGCTTCATGGAGCGCCTCTTCCACCTCGGCCTGTTCATGCCCGAGTACGGCGGCGACCCGGTGCTCTTCCAGCACTTCTTCTGGTTCTACTCGCACCCGGCCGTCTACATCATGATCCTGCCGGCCATGGGGATCGTCAGCGAGGTGGTCTCGGTCTTCAGCCGCAAGCCCATCTTCGGCTACCGCTTCATCGCCATGAGCTCGCTGGCCATCGCGGTCATCGGCTTCCTGGTGTGGGGCCACCACATGTTCGTGTCCGGCCAGTCCCAGTGGGCCAACCTGGTCTTCAGCTTCCTGACCCTGCTGGTGGCCATCCCCTCGGCCATCAAGACCTTCAACTGGCTGGCCACCATGTACAAGGGCGCCATCATCCTCAAGACGCCCATGGTCTACGTCCTGACCTTCTTCGCCATCTTCGGGGTGGGCGGCCTGACCGGCCTGTTCCTCGGGATCCTGGCCACCGACATCCCGCTGCACGACACCTACTTCGTGGTGGCCCACTTCCACTTCGTCATGGTGGGCGCGGTCATGATCGCGTTCCTGGCCGGGGTCCACTACTGGTGGCCCAAGATGACCGGGCGCCTCTACGACGAGCGGCTCGGCGTCACCTCGGCGGTGCTGGTCTTCCTGGGCTTCAACCTGACCTTCATCCCGCAGTTCATCGTGGGGATCGCCGGCATGCCGCGCCGCTACGCCACCTACGCGGTCGAGTTCCAGGGGCAGAACCGCCTCTCCACGGTGGGCGCCTTCGTGCTCACCGCCGGCCTGGTGCTGGCGCTGTGGGGGCTGCTGGCCTCGCTCGGGAAGGCCGGGGCCAGGGCCCCGAGGAACCCGTGGGGCGCCGCCTCGCTGGAGTGGCAGGCGGAGTCGCCGCCGTCGCACCACAACTTCGAGGTCCCGCCCGACGGGGTCTCGCCCTACGACTACACCACCCTGAAGGAGCTGCCCGGCGACCAGGGCTGGGTGGTGGTCGGCAAGCGGGAGGTGGCCTAG
- a CDS encoding DUF1304 domain-containing protein, translating into MRPLALALIALVAIIHVYVLVLEMFLWRTRARRVFRMSAEQAEATATLAGNQGLYNGFLAAGLLWSLASGPELAARATFFLACVAVAGLYGAATVSRAILLVQTAPALAALAALWAAS; encoded by the coding sequence ATGCGCCCCCTCGCCCTCGCCCTCATCGCCCTGGTGGCGATCATCCACGTGTACGTGCTGGTGCTGGAGATGTTCCTGTGGCGCACCCGGGCCCGGCGGGTCTTCCGCATGAGCGCCGAGCAGGCCGAGGCCACCGCCACCCTGGCCGGCAACCAGGGGCTCTACAACGGCTTCCTGGCCGCCGGGCTGCTCTGGTCGCTGGCCTCCGGGCCGGAGCTGGCGGCGCGGGCCACCTTCTTCCTGGCCTGCGTGGCGGTGGCCGGGCTCTACGGGGCCGCCACCGTCAGCCGGGCCATCCTGCTGGTGCAGACGGCGCCGGCGCTCGCCGCCCTGGCGGCGCTGTGGGCCGCCTCCTGA
- a CDS encoding PAS domain-containing protein: MIGEAALQELALFLRQLGGGPGADPANAVPRYVIPAVFWVALALAANRQYRRRGDARDLLMGVAAAAGLFREAFLLTVEYGSHRGLFEFSRVVIFYPPVEHALELATLVVAGYAFLAAFRGRSRLLSGLLWAGLACAAALYLATSISWAVFVDMAEHLPGASRLEFAQHWGDLAFRSAGVGILSGVVLGLLTVRGAGLAPRIAALAFGGFLLDYALMLVNIGTGLRHGWLLAPVRHTLHMWAVPTLLGVYWLELGEAVRRGEERLALVLEGSSDGFWDWDLVTRGLVVGERGAALLGRQGGALTSHVRAWRELVHAEDLPPLEALVGRVFAGQEALIHREVRMRHADGTWRWIEVRGKVVVRLADGRPSRAAGTIRDVTAARGAAEERRELEVRIQQAQKLKSLGLLAGGVAHDFNNLLTVVRGNLDEALRALPDGEPREQVGQARAGSQRAVELTAQLLAYAGRGETPVQPLHLSRLAAEMAMLVRSSLPRRCRLVFDLPEDLPWVEANATQLRQVVMNLLLNAAQAMGEREGAITLRTSLGEFDHQALARSPVGEGLPEGRYLALEVCDEGAGMTAETRARIFDPFFTTKADGRGLGLSVVLGVLQAHRGALTVDSEPGVGTTFRMLLPARPDLGLEVPPPGGADGPAPPGEPGEPRLRLVESK; this comes from the coding sequence TTGATCGGCGAAGCCGCACTCCAGGAACTCGCGCTGTTCCTGCGCCAGCTCGGCGGCGGGCCGGGCGCCGATCCGGCCAACGCGGTGCCGCGCTACGTCATCCCGGCCGTCTTCTGGGTGGCGCTGGCCCTGGCCGCCAACCGGCAGTACCGGCGCCGGGGCGACGCCCGCGACCTGCTCATGGGCGTGGCCGCCGCGGCCGGCCTCTTCCGCGAGGCCTTCCTGCTCACGGTGGAGTACGGCAGCCACCGGGGCCTCTTCGAGTTCTCCCGGGTGGTCATCTTCTACCCGCCGGTGGAGCACGCCCTCGAGCTGGCCACCCTGGTGGTGGCCGGGTACGCCTTCCTGGCGGCCTTCCGCGGCCGCAGCCGGCTGCTGAGCGGCCTGCTGTGGGCCGGGCTGGCCTGCGCCGCCGCGCTCTACCTGGCCACCTCCATCTCCTGGGCGGTCTTCGTGGACATGGCGGAGCACCTGCCCGGCGCCAGCCGCCTGGAGTTCGCCCAGCACTGGGGCGACCTGGCCTTCCGGTCGGCCGGCGTGGGGATCCTCTCCGGCGTGGTGCTTGGCCTGCTCACCGTGCGGGGGGCGGGCCTGGCGCCGCGCATCGCCGCCCTGGCCTTCGGCGGCTTCCTGCTCGACTACGCCCTCATGCTGGTCAACATCGGCACCGGGCTGCGCCACGGCTGGCTGCTGGCGCCGGTGCGCCACACCCTGCACATGTGGGCGGTGCCCACCCTGCTGGGGGTCTACTGGCTCGAGCTGGGCGAGGCGGTGCGGCGTGGCGAGGAGCGGCTGGCGCTGGTGCTGGAGGGCTCGTCCGACGGCTTCTGGGACTGGGATCTGGTCACCCGCGGCCTGGTGGTGGGCGAGCGGGGCGCCGCCCTGCTGGGCCGCCAGGGCGGTGCCCTGACCTCCCACGTGCGCGCCTGGCGCGAGCTGGTCCACGCCGAGGACCTGCCGCCCCTGGAGGCGCTGGTGGGCCGGGTCTTCGCCGGGCAGGAGGCGCTCATCCACCGCGAGGTGCGGATGCGCCACGCCGACGGCACCTGGCGCTGGATCGAGGTGCGCGGCAAGGTGGTGGTGCGGCTGGCCGACGGTCGCCCGTCGCGGGCCGCCGGCACCATCCGCGACGTGACGGCGGCCCGCGGTGCCGCCGAGGAGCGGCGCGAGCTGGAGGTGCGCATCCAGCAGGCGCAGAAGCTCAAGAGCCTGGGGCTGCTGGCCGGCGGGGTGGCCCACGACTTCAACAACCTGCTCACCGTGGTGCGCGGCAACCTCGACGAGGCGCTGCGTGCCCTGCCGGACGGCGAGCCGCGCGAGCAGGTGGGCCAGGCGCGCGCCGGGTCCCAGCGGGCGGTGGAGCTGACCGCCCAGCTGCTGGCCTACGCCGGCCGGGGCGAGACCCCGGTGCAGCCGCTGCACCTCTCACGCCTGGCGGCCGAGATGGCCATGCTGGTCCGCAGCTCGCTGCCGCGCCGCTGCCGGCTGGTCTTCGACCTCCCGGAGGACCTCCCCTGGGTCGAGGCCAACGCCACCCAGCTGCGCCAGGTGGTCATGAACCTGCTCCTCAACGCGGCCCAGGCCATGGGCGAGCGCGAGGGCGCCATCACCCTCCGGACCAGCCTGGGCGAGTTCGACCACCAGGCCCTGGCACGCTCGCCGGTGGGGGAGGGGCTGCCGGAGGGGCGCTACCTGGCGCTGGAGGTCTGCGACGAGGGCGCCGGCATGACGGCCGAGACCCGGGCCCGCATCTTCGACCCCTTCTTCACCACCAAGGCCGACGGGCGGGGGCTGGGGCTCTCGGTGGTGCTGGGGGTGTTGCAGGCGCACCGCGGCGCGCTGACGGTGGACAGCGAGCCGGGGGTGGGCACCACCTTCCGCATGCTCCTGCCGGCCAGGCCGGACCTCGGGCTGGAGGTCCCGCCGCCGGGCGGCGCCGACGGGCCCGCGCCGCCCGGGGAGCCCGGCGAGCCGAGGCTTCGGCTGGTCGAGTCGAAGTGA
- a CDS encoding chloride channel protein encodes MLLVAAPLGALVGVAIAGYDFAVNEVLWRRVSAAPLAVRLVAPLLGLTLTGLLLRLFRTPSPAMADEVVRAYHEPGEGMPTGTAPGKLAASLFTLGLGGSAGMEGASKWLGATLGSALQTTLNRTGLAALRWSARTTLLVGGAAGIAAIFRAPLSGAIMGVESPYKHDLAHEALLPALVASATSFWTFTLLRPATPYFPIDFEYVLDTSHLLWAVPLGLVAGLGSHLFLWTLARLRARFEALTGSVVARAALGGALLVALAAAANALLGEPVTLGAGLPVANDLLAGRHALWAALAIFGLKLLATSVTFGCGGVGGLFVPTATMGAALGAAFDAALAPSQPGVYTLLGIAAFAGASYNSLLFAAVFVAEATGNVFLVVPSLIASSVAFTVAAGVSNSRAQRQRREA; translated from the coding sequence ATGCTGCTGGTGGCGGCCCCGCTCGGCGCGCTGGTCGGCGTGGCCATCGCGGGCTACGACTTCGCGGTCAACGAGGTGCTCTGGCGCCGCGTCAGCGCCGCCCCCCTGGCGGTCCGGCTGGTGGCGCCGCTCCTCGGCCTGACGCTGACCGGGCTGCTGCTGCGCCTCTTCCGCACCCCTTCGCCCGCCATGGCCGACGAGGTGGTGCGCGCCTACCACGAGCCCGGGGAGGGCATGCCCACCGGCACCGCGCCCGGGAAGCTGGCGGCGTCCCTCTTCACCCTGGGGCTGGGCGGCAGCGCGGGCATGGAGGGGGCCAGCAAGTGGCTGGGCGCCACCCTCGGGTCGGCGCTGCAGACCACGCTCAACCGCACCGGCCTGGCCGCGCTGCGCTGGAGCGCGCGCACCACGCTGCTGGTGGGCGGCGCCGCCGGCATCGCCGCCATCTTCCGGGCCCCGCTCTCCGGGGCCATCATGGGCGTGGAGTCTCCCTACAAGCACGACCTGGCGCACGAGGCGCTGCTGCCCGCGCTGGTGGCCTCGGCCACCTCGTTCTGGACCTTCACCCTGCTGCGCCCCGCCACCCCCTACTTCCCCATCGACTTCGAGTACGTGCTCGACACCAGCCACCTGCTCTGGGCGGTGCCGCTCGGGCTGGTGGCGGGGCTGGGCTCGCACCTGTTCCTCTGGACCCTGGCGCGCCTGCGGGCCCGCTTCGAGGCCCTCACCGGCTCGGTGGTGGCGCGGGCCGCCCTGGGCGGCGCGCTGCTGGTGGCGCTGGCCGCCGCGGCCAACGCCCTGCTGGGCGAGCCGGTGACCCTGGGCGCCGGCCTGCCGGTGGCCAACGACCTGCTGGCGGGCCGCCACGCCCTGTGGGCGGCGCTGGCCATCTTCGGCCTGAAGCTGCTGGCCACCTCGGTGACCTTCGGCTGCGGCGGGGTGGGCGGCCTGTTCGTGCCCACCGCCACCATGGGCGCGGCGCTGGGGGCCGCCTTCGACGCCGCCCTGGCCCCCAGCCAGCCCGGCGTCTACACGCTGCTGGGCATCGCCGCCTTCGCCGGGGCCAGCTACAACAGCCTGCTCTTCGCCGCGGTCTTCGTGGCCGAGGCCACCGGCAACGTCTTCCTGGTGGTGCCCTCGCTCATCGCCTCCAGCGTGGCCTTCACGGTGGCGGCCGGCGTCTCCAACTCGCGCGCGCAGCGGCAGCGCCGCGAGGCCTGA
- a CDS encoding HAMP domain-containing histidine kinase encodes MAPSLEQVLAEQVRGDAPILYLRLDPSDRIVDSNRHTRGLLGDALHGIRFGDLLVTFERELCVADLVRGPSSGRLVSFLGREGPPFSQRCTFTALSWGAVVLGGGEARGAARLQAATLALNADLTSQARELQQANAQLARLGRLKDQFLGMAAHDLRSPILGVSTFAGFLAEDLGPALGPEQRDHLSIIQNSARLMRRLVDDFLDVALIEAGQLRLALAPARLAEVTDHALRLVDLAARRKRVALRVTHAPGLPLLPLDAERLTQVVVNLATNAVQHSYAGGAVEVETGADAAGQWLRVRDQGTGIPPEVQQDLFAPFTSAAGRKTAGERSTGLGLAITRMIVEGHRGTIEVASALSRGATFTVRLPAPAVAG; translated from the coding sequence GTGGCGCCTTCGCTCGAGCAGGTGCTGGCGGAGCAGGTGCGCGGCGACGCCCCGATCCTCTACCTGCGGCTCGACCCCTCGGATCGGATCGTCGACTCCAACCGGCACACCCGCGGGCTGCTGGGCGACGCGCTGCACGGGATCCGCTTCGGCGACCTGCTGGTGACCTTCGAGCGGGAGCTGTGCGTCGCCGACCTGGTGCGCGGCCCGTCGTCGGGCCGGCTGGTCTCCTTCCTGGGGCGGGAGGGGCCGCCGTTCTCCCAGCGCTGCACCTTCACGGCCCTCTCCTGGGGAGCGGTGGTCCTGGGCGGCGGCGAGGCGCGCGGCGCGGCCCGCCTGCAGGCCGCCACCCTGGCGCTCAACGCCGACCTGACCAGCCAGGCCCGCGAGCTGCAGCAGGCCAACGCGCAGCTGGCGCGGCTGGGGCGCCTCAAGGACCAGTTCCTGGGCATGGCGGCCCACGACCTGCGCTCGCCCATCCTGGGCGTCTCCACCTTCGCCGGGTTCCTGGCGGAGGATCTCGGCCCCGCCCTGGGCCCGGAGCAGCGGGACCACCTGTCCATCATCCAGAACTCGGCCCGGCTGATGCGCCGGCTGGTGGACGACTTCCTCGACGTGGCCCTCATCGAGGCGGGACAGCTCCGGCTGGCGCTGGCGCCGGCCCGGCTCGCCGAGGTGACCGACCACGCGCTGCGGCTGGTGGACCTGGCGGCGCGCCGCAAGCGGGTGGCGCTGCGGGTGACCCACGCCCCGGGGCTGCCGCTCCTGCCGCTCGACGCCGAGCGGCTGACCCAGGTGGTCGTCAACCTGGCCACCAACGCCGTGCAGCACTCCTACGCCGGGGGCGCCGTGGAGGTGGAGACCGGCGCGGATGCGGCCGGCCAGTGGCTGCGGGTGCGGGACCAGGGGACCGGCATCCCGCCGGAGGTCCAGCAGGACCTCTTCGCCCCCTTCACCAGCGCCGCCGGGCGGAAGACGGCCGGCGAGCGCAGCACCGGGCTGGGGCTGGCCATCACCCGCATGATCGTGGAGGGGCACCGGGGCACCATCGAGGTGGCCAGCGCTCTGTCCCGAGGGGCCACCTTCACGGTGCGCCTGCCCGCCCCGGCCGTCGCCGGCTGA
- a CDS encoding cytochrome c oxidase subunit 3 family protein: MSAPTQRAAAAASPFLQVHFRSMREQLDTAKLGLWLFLASELLFFGGLFVAYSVFRANHPDTFLYAHHFLDWRMGALNTSVLIASSLTAAWSVRSAQLGRQAELRLLLLATLVLSSMFLVVKYFEYSHKLHNGVFWGAAYQPSQEMLAALPAALRAAPPPTNLGTFFSIYFLMTGLHGIHVLIGMGLYLWLIRRAGRGDFGPGYYVPVDAVALYWHLVDMIWIFLFPLFYLM; this comes from the coding sequence ATGAGCGCGCCGACCCAGCGGGCGGCCGCCGCGGCCTCCCCCTTCCTGCAGGTCCACTTCCGCTCCATGAGGGAGCAGCTCGACACGGCCAAGCTCGGCCTGTGGCTCTTCCTGGCCAGCGAGCTGCTCTTCTTCGGCGGCCTCTTCGTGGCCTACTCGGTCTTCCGGGCCAACCACCCGGACACCTTCCTCTACGCCCACCACTTCCTCGACTGGCGCATGGGCGCGCTCAACACCAGCGTGCTCATCGCCAGCAGCCTGACCGCCGCCTGGTCGGTGCGCAGCGCCCAGCTGGGCCGGCAGGCCGAGCTCCGGCTCCTGCTGCTGGCCACCCTGGTGCTCTCCAGCATGTTCCTGGTGGTGAAGTACTTCGAGTACAGCCACAAGCTGCACAACGGGGTCTTCTGGGGCGCCGCGTACCAGCCCAGCCAGGAGATGCTGGCGGCCCTGCCGGCGGCGCTGCGGGCGGCCCCGCCGCCCACCAACCTGGGCACCTTCTTCAGCATCTACTTCCTCATGACCGGCCTGCACGGCATCCACGTGCTCATCGGCATGGGGCTCTACCTCTGGCTCATCCGGCGCGCCGGGCGGGGCGACTTCGGCCCGGGCTACTACGTGCCGGTGGACGCGGTGGCCCTGTACTGGCACCTGGTCGACATGATCTGGATCTTCCTCTTCCCGCTCTTCTACCTGATGTGA
- a CDS encoding MCP four helix bundle domain-containing protein — MFANLKMGTKILAGFALAVAILLVVGGISYSGSQGIEDRLEEASHQKIPSLVALALVGEGQVTLEASLRTLLNRRLTVEEHRYAQERVRKALEEIDGGAKAYEAMPHGDSTQVLWRTWRSEFASWRPVVEQVASAIADRDRLVGGGADKDAADVAVIDGRAWSAFAASEATYRKAAVAIDAVQEKTRTDAARNGEEGLAAGSRALTTIVVSILLAAVLLLAIGVFLGKKIGNTVTALVGEAGKLREAVQAGQLGVRGDEAAVEGEFRPIIAGINETMAAVERPTRMVVECVSRIGKGDIPPKITERYQGDFDLIKGSLNDCIDAVNALVADASTLAKAGVEGRLATRADASKHQGDFRKVVAGVNDTLDAVIGPLNVAARYVDQISKGRSRRRSRPATPATSTPSRRT, encoded by the coding sequence ATGTTCGCGAACCTGAAGATGGGCACCAAGATCCTGGCCGGCTTCGCGCTGGCCGTCGCGATCCTGCTGGTGGTGGGGGGCATCTCCTACTCCGGCTCGCAGGGCATCGAGGACCGCCTGGAGGAGGCCAGCCACCAGAAGATCCCGAGCCTGGTGGCCCTGGCGCTGGTGGGCGAGGGCCAGGTGACCCTGGAGGCCAGCCTGCGCACCCTGCTCAACCGGCGGCTCACCGTCGAGGAGCACCGCTACGCCCAGGAGCGCGTCCGCAAGGCGCTGGAGGAGATCGACGGGGGCGCCAAGGCCTACGAGGCCATGCCGCACGGCGACTCGACCCAGGTGCTCTGGCGGACCTGGAGGTCCGAGTTCGCGTCCTGGCGGCCGGTCGTGGAGCAGGTGGCCTCGGCCATCGCCGACCGCGACCGCCTGGTGGGAGGTGGGGCCGACAAGGACGCAGCCGACGTCGCGGTCATCGACGGGCGGGCCTGGTCGGCCTTCGCCGCCAGCGAGGCCACCTACCGGAAGGCCGCCGTGGCCATCGACGCCGTGCAGGAGAAGACCAGGACGGACGCGGCCAGGAACGGCGAGGAGGGGCTGGCCGCCGGCTCGCGCGCGCTGACCACCATCGTGGTCTCGATCCTCCTGGCCGCGGTGCTGCTCCTGGCCATCGGCGTCTTCCTGGGCAAGAAGATCGGCAACACGGTGACGGCGCTGGTGGGGGAGGCGGGCAAGCTGCGCGAGGCGGTGCAGGCGGGGCAGCTCGGCGTGCGCGGGGACGAGGCGGCGGTGGAGGGGGAGTTCCGGCCCATCATCGCGGGCATCAACGAGACCATGGCGGCGGTGGAGAGGCCGACCCGCATGGTGGTGGAGTGCGTCTCGCGGATCGGCAAGGGGGACATCCCGCCGAAGATCACCGAGCGGTACCAGGGCGACTTCGACCTCATCAAGGGCTCGCTGAACGACTGCATCGACGCGGTGAACGCGCTGGTGGCGGACGCGTCCACGCTGGCCAAGGCCGGGGTGGAGGGGCGGCTGGCCACCCGGGCCGACGCCTCGAAGCACCAGGGCGACTTCCGCAAGGTGGTGGCCGGCGTCAACGACACGCTGGACGCGGTCATCGGCCCGCTCAACGTGGCGGCCCGGTACGTGGACCAGATCTCCAAGGGCAGATCCCGGAGAAGATCACGGCCAGCTACGCCGGCGACTTCAACACCATCAAGGAGAACCTGA
- a CDS encoding cytochrome C oxidase subunit IV family protein produces MTDHATPGAPAHDDHQAPHALPPAVLLGTGAALIALTVVTVVSSRLDLGPFNIVLALGIASLKAALVAMFFMHLKYEHRFQAVVFVGALVFVVLFVGFVVFDTTQYQPDLRAALQALQAQAAAQ; encoded by the coding sequence ATGACCGACCACGCCACGCCCGGCGCCCCCGCCCACGACGACCACCAGGCGCCCCACGCGCTCCCGCCCGCCGTGCTGCTCGGCACCGGGGCCGCGCTCATCGCCCTGACGGTGGTCACCGTGGTCAGCTCGCGGCTCGACCTCGGCCCCTTCAACATCGTGCTGGCCCTGGGCATCGCCTCCCTCAAGGCCGCGCTGGTGGCCATGTTCTTCATGCACCTGAAGTACGAGCACCGCTTCCAGGCGGTGGTCTTCGTCGGGGCGCTGGTGTTCGTGGTGCTCTTCGTGGGCTTCGTGGTCTTCGACACCACGCAGTACCAGCCGGACCTGAGGGCCGCCCTGCAGGCCCTGCAGGCGCAGGCCGCCGCCCAGTAG